The following are encoded in a window of Dama dama isolate Ldn47 chromosome 17, ASM3311817v1, whole genome shotgun sequence genomic DNA:
- the LOC133071675 gene encoding LOW QUALITY PROTEIN: eukaryotic translation initiation factor 4E type 2-like (The sequence of the model RefSeq protein was modified relative to this genomic sequence to represent the inferred CDS: substituted 1 base at 1 genomic stop codon) — MNNKSDALKDDDSGDHDQNEENSTQKDGEKGKTERDKSQSGSKRKAVVPGPAEHPLQYDYTFWYSRRTPGRPTSSQSYEQNIKQIGTFASVEQFWRFYSHMVRPGDLTGHSDFHLFKEGIKPMWEDDANKNGGKWIIRLRKGLASRCWESLILAMLGEQFMVGEEICAAVVSVRFQEDIISIXNKTASDQATTARTRDTLRRVLNLPPNTIMEYKTHTDSIKMPGRLGSQRLLFQNLWKPRLNVP; from the coding sequence ATGAACAACAAGTCCGACGCATTGAAAGATGATGACAGTGGGGACCATGATCAGAATGAAGAAAACAGCACACAGAAAGATGGTGAGAAGGGAAAAACGGAACGAGACAAGAGTCAGAGCGGCAGCAAGAGGAAGGCTGTCGTCCCTGGGCCGGCCGAGCACCCCCTGCAGTATGACTACACTTTCTGGTACTCCAGGAGAACCCCTGGCCGTCCTACCAGCTCACAGAGCTATGAACAGAATATCAAACAGATTGGCACCTTTGCCTCTGTGGAGCAGTTCTGGAGGTTTTACAGCCACATGGTGCGTCCCGGGGACCTGACAGGCCACAGCGACTTCCATCTCTTCAAAGAAGGAATTAAACCCATGTGGGAGGATGATGCAAATAAAAATGGCGGAAAATGGATAATTCGACTGCGGAAGGGCTTGGCATCCCGCTGCTGGGAGAGTCTCATCTTGGCTATGCTGGGGGAACAGTTCATGGTTGGGGAGGAGATCTGCGCGGCTGTGGTCTCTGTCCGCTTTCAGGAGGACATTATCTCTATATAGAATAAGACTGCCAGCGATCAAGCCACCACGGCCCGCACACGGGATACGCTTCGGCGAGTGCTTAACCTACCTCCCAACACCATTATGGAATACAAAACCCACACCGACAGCATCAAAATGCCAGGCAGGCTGGGCTCCCAAAGGCTCCTTTTTCAAAACCTCTGGAAGCCGCGGTTGAATGTGCCATGA